Proteins encoded within one genomic window of Balaenoptera ricei isolate mBalRic1 chromosome 10, mBalRic1.hap2, whole genome shotgun sequence:
- the ATF1 gene encoding cyclic AMP-dependent transcription factor ATF-1 isoform X4, whose protein sequence is MSLRGSAPVTIVPLPGEQVQVQGVIQTAQSSVIHPPHVQTVSSLSESEESQDSSDSIGSSQKTHGILARRPSYRKILKDLSSEDTRGRKGDGENPGVSAVTSMSVPTPIYQTSTGQYIAIAPNGALQLASPGTDGVQGLQTLTMTNSGSTQQGTTILQYAQTSDGQQILVPSNQVVVQTASGDMQTYQIRTTPSATSLPQTVVMTSPVTLTSQTTKTDDPQLKREIRLMKNREAARECRRKKKEYVKCLENRVAVLENQNKTLIEELKTLKDLYSNKSV, encoded by the exons ATGTCATTAAGAGGATCTGCGCCAGTGACAATTGTACCTCTTCCTGGAGAGCAAGTACAGGTTCAGGGGGTCATCCAGACAGCTCAGTCTTCTGTAATTCACCCACCACACGTGCAAACG GTATCATCTTTATCAGAAAGTGAAGAGTCTCAGGACTCATCTGACAGCATAGGCTCCTCACAGAAAACCCACGGGATCCTAGCACGGCGCCCATCTTACAG aaaaattttGAAAGACCTATCTTCTGAAGATACACGGGGCAGAAAAGGAGACGGAGAAAATCCTGGAGTTTCTGCTGTCACTTCTATGTCTGTTCCAACTCCCATCTATCAGACTAGCACCGGACAGTACA TTGCCATTGCCCCAAATGGAGCCTTACAGCTGGCCAGTCCAGGCACAGATGGAGTACAGGGGCTTCAGACATTAACCATGACAAATTCAGGCAGTACTCAACAAGGTACAACAATTCTCCAGTATGCACAGACCTCTGATGGACAGCAAATACTTGTGCCCAGCAACCAGGTGGTTGTACAAA CTGCATCAGGAGATATGCAGACGTATCAGATCCGTACCACGCCTTCAGCTACTTCGCTACCACAAACCGTGGTGATGACATCTCCCGTAACCCTTACATCTCAGACAACTAAGACAGATGACCCccaactgaaaagagaaataaggtTGATGAAAAATAG AGAAGCTGCTCGAGAATGtcgcagaaagaagaaagaatatgtgAAATGTCTGGAAAATCGAGTTGCAGTCctggaaaatcaaaataaaactctAATAGAAGAGTTGAAAACTTTGAAGGATCTTTATTCTAATAAAAGTGTTTGa
- the ATF1 gene encoding cyclic AMP-dependent transcription factor ATF-1 isoform X2: MEDSHKNNASETAPQSGSTVQGAHISHIPQQMSLRGSAPVTIVPLPGEQVQVQGVIQTAQSSVIHPPHVQTVSSLSESEESQDSSDSIGSSQKTHGILARRPSYRKILKDLSSEDTRGRKGDGENPGVSAVTSMSVPTPIYQTSTGQYIAIAPNGALQLASPGTDGVQGLQTLTMTNSGSTQQGTTILQYAQTSDGQQILVPSNQVVVQTASGDMQTYQIRTTPSATSLPQTVVMTSPVTLTSQTTKTDDPQLKREIRLMKNREAARECRRKKKEYVKCLENRVAVLENQNKTLIEELKTLKDLYSNKSV; encoded by the exons ATGTCATTAAGAGGATCTGCGCCAGTGACAATTGTACCTCTTCCTGGAGAGCAAGTACAGGTTCAGGGGGTCATCCAGACAGCTCAGTCTTCTGTAATTCACCCACCACACGTGCAAACG GTATCATCTTTATCAGAAAGTGAAGAGTCTCAGGACTCATCTGACAGCATAGGCTCCTCACAGAAAACCCACGGGATCCTAGCACGGCGCCCATCTTACAG aaaaattttGAAAGACCTATCTTCTGAAGATACACGGGGCAGAAAAGGAGACGGAGAAAATCCTGGAGTTTCTGCTGTCACTTCTATGTCTGTTCCAACTCCCATCTATCAGACTAGCACCGGACAGTACA TTGCCATTGCCCCAAATGGAGCCTTACAGCTGGCCAGTCCAGGCACAGATGGAGTACAGGGGCTTCAGACATTAACCATGACAAATTCAGGCAGTACTCAACAAGGTACAACAATTCTCCAGTATGCACAGACCTCTGATGGACAGCAAATACTTGTGCCCAGCAACCAGGTGGTTGTACAAA CTGCATCAGGAGATATGCAGACGTATCAGATCCGTACCACGCCTTCAGCTACTTCGCTACCACAAACCGTGGTGATGACATCTCCCGTAACCCTTACATCTCAGACAACTAAGACAGATGACCCccaactgaaaagagaaataaggtTGATGAAAAATAG AGAAGCTGCTCGAGAATGtcgcagaaagaagaaagaatatgtgAAATGTCTGGAAAATCGAGTTGCAGTCctggaaaatcaaaataaaactctAATAGAAGAGTTGAAAACTTTGAAGGATCTTTATTCTAATAAAAGTGTTTGa